A region of the Curtobacterium flaccumfaciens pv. betae genome:
ACATGAGATACTCCTAGAGTGTTCACGGCGCTCCTCGACACCTGCGTGCTCTGGCCCAGCCTTCAGCGGGATCTCCTCCTGTCGCTCGCCATCGAAGGCGTGTACCGCCCAATCTGGAGCACGGCGATCCTCGAGGAACTCGAGTACCACGAGGCGAAGAAGCTAGTGCGTCGCGGTGCGGACGAGGCGGCTGCCGAGGAGCGAGCACACCGGTTGGTCGAGACAATGCGCCTGAAGTTCGACGATGCGGTCGTCACAGGATGGGAGCGCCTCGATGGTTCCTACGGCCTCCCGGATCCTGACGACGAACACGTGGTCGCCGCTGCAGAGCTTGGCGGAGCGGGCGCCATCGTCACACTCAACTTCAAGGACTTTCCTGACGACAAGATCCCGAGCGGAATCGATATCCTCGGCCCGGCCTCGTTCGTCCACGATCAGGTCTCGCTCCGCCCGGCGGCTGCGGCCCGGGCGGTACTCGAACTCGCGTCCAGGACTGGACAGCACGGCCCGAAGCTGTCGCCGACCCAGATCGTCGATGTCCTGGAGAGCCGCTACGAGATGCAGGAAGCCGCGGCACTTCTCCGCCACCAGTTAGCCGACCCCTCGTGATGTCGGCGATGACACTCTGCGGAGTGTCATCGCCGACATCACAACTCGTCACACGAGCGAGTCGCGCCAGGCCGCGTGCAGCTGGGCGAACCGCCCGGTGCCGGCGATGAGGTCGGCGGGGGTGCCGTCCTCGACGATCCGGCCGTGTTCCATCACGAGCACCCGGTGGGCGATCGCGACGGTGGACAGCCGGTGCGCGATGATCACCGCGGTGCGGTCGGCGAGCAGGGTCTCCAGACCCTCTTGCACGAGTCGCTCCGAGGGGATGTCGAGCGACGCCGTGGCCTCGTCGAGGATGAGCACCTTCGGGTCCGCGATGAACGCCCGCGCGAACGAGAGCAGCTGCCGCTGACCCGCAGAGACACGACCGCCGCGCTTGTTCACGTCGGTGTCGTACCCGTCGGGCAGCGCCATGATGAACTCGTGCGCGCCGACGGCCTTGGCGCTCGCCTCGATCTCCGCACGCGACGCACCGGGCTTGCCGAGCGCGATGTTGTCCGCGACGGTGCCGGAGAACAGGTACGCCTCCTGCGTGACCATGACGATCGCGCGGCGCATGTCCTTCGTGTCGAGGTCGCGCAGGTCCACACCGTCGAGCTTGACCGAGCCCTGCGTCGGGTCGTAGAAGCGCGCCATGAGCTTGGCCAGCGTCGACTTGCCGGCACCGGTGGACCCGACGAGGGCGATGGTCTGCCCCGACGGGATGTGCAGGTCGAACTCCGGCAGCACGACCTTGCCCTTGTTGTACGCGAAGACGACCTCGTCGAAGTCCATCTTCCCGGTGGCGTCCGCCAGACGGGTGGGCTTCACGGGGTCCGGCACGCTCGGCCGTTCCTCGAGGACACCGGAGATCTTCTCCATCGCCGCCGAGGCCGACTGGTACCCGTTGTAGAACATCGCGAGTTCCTGCGCCGGGTCGAAGAAGCGCTTGGCGTACAGCGCGACCGCGAGCAGCGCACCGACCTCGAGCGTCCCGCCGACGATCCGGAAACCACCGACGATGACGACCGCGGCGAGCGTCGCGTTGCCGATGAGCACGAGCACCGGGTCGAAGGTCCCGAACAGGTTGAACACCTTCGTGTTCGCCACCCGGTAGTCCTCGACGTAGCCGCCGTACTCGTCACGGTTGCGGGACTCCTTGCGGAACGCCTGCACCGCTCGGATGCCCGTCATCGTCTCGACGAAGTGCACGATGACGCGCGCCGAGGTGACACGGGTCGAGCGGAACAACGTCTGCGAGTTCGTCTGGAACCAGCGGATCAGGAACCAGAGCGGCACGAGCGACACCGCCAGCACGAGCCCGGACGTCGGGTCGAGCAGCACCAGGGCCACGGCGGTGAACGCCATGTACAGCACGCCCTGGATGAGCTGGTTCAGTCCGGAGTCGAGCAGCTCGCGGATCGAGTCGAGGTCACTCGTCTGGCGCGAGATGATCCGGCCCGACGTGTAGGTCTCGTGGAACTCGAGCGAGAGCCGCTGGGTGTGCAGGAACACCCGCTTGCGCAGGTCGAACAGGATCGCCTGGCTGATCCGTGCCGCGAGCACCGTGTACCAGGCCGTGAGCACCGCACCGAGGACGGCCACGACGATGTACGTCGCGACGACGGCGAACGCCGGCACCCAGTCGTTCTGGTCCATCACGGCGGGCAGGGCGTTGTCGATGCCCCACGCGATGAGCGCCGGACCCGCGACGGTGCCGGCGGTCGAGACCACGACCACGATGCCGAGCAGCACCAGCCGGAGCTTCAGCGGTGCGGCGAGGGACCCGAGCAGGGCGAGGGACCGGCGCCGCAGGCGCTTGCTCTCGGCCTTCGTGAAGTCCTCACGCTCCTCGCCGCGCACGCCCATGGTGGTGATCGAGGCGGTGACGGGCGCGGCAGCCTGCTCGTCCGGAGCTCCCTGCGGGACGGACGCCGTGCCTCCCGGCAGGTTCTGGTCGGTCTGCTGGCTCATGCCATCGCCTCCTGTCGTGCGGTCGCGTCGTCGTCGTCGAGCGACGAGATGACGTAGCGGTAGTGCTCGTTGGTGGCCATCAGGTCGTGGTGGGTCCCGACGGCCGTGACGACGCCGTTCTCCATCAGGGCGACCCGGTCGGCCAGCGTCACCGTCGACGGACGGTGCGCCACGAGGAGCGACGTGGTGTCGGCGAGCACGCGACGCAGGCCCGCCTCGACCCGCGCCTCGGTGTCGACGTCGAGCGCCGACAGCGGGTCGTCGAGCACGAGCACCGACGGCCGCGCGGCGATCGCGCGGGCGAGTGCCAGGCGCTGACGCTGGCCACCGGACAGCGACAGCCCCTCTTCACCGACTCGGGTGTCGACGCCGTCGGGCAGGTCGTCCACGAAGGACGCCTGCGCGATGTCGAGCGCCTCGCGCATGAGCGCCTCGGCCTCGGCGCCCTGCACGTCCGGTCGACCGAGCAGCACGTTCTCACGCACGGTCGACGAGAACAGGGTGGCGTCCTCGAAGGCGACGCCCACGTGCCGGCGCAGTTCCTCGCGGGTGAGGTCGCGGATGTCGACCCCGTCGATCGTCACCGAACCGCCGGTCACGTCGTACAGACGCGGCACGAGCGAGAGCAGCGTCGTCTTGCCGCAGCCGGTGAGCC
Encoded here:
- a CDS encoding PIN domain-containing protein → MFTALLDTCVLWPSLQRDLLLSLAIEGVYRPIWSTAILEELEYHEAKKLVRRGADEAAAEERAHRLVETMRLKFDDAVVTGWERLDGSYGLPDPDDEHVVAAAELGGAGAIVTLNFKDFPDDKIPSGIDILGPASFVHDQVSLRPAAAARAVLELASRTGQHGPKLSPTQIVDVLESRYEMQEAAALLRHQLADPS
- a CDS encoding ABC transporter ATP-binding protein, producing MGVRGEEREDFTKAESKRLRRRSLALLGSLAAPLKLRLVLLGIVVVVSTAGTVAGPALIAWGIDNALPAVMDQNDWVPAFAVVATYIVVAVLGAVLTAWYTVLAARISQAILFDLRKRVFLHTQRLSLEFHETYTSGRIISRQTSDLDSIRELLDSGLNQLIQGVLYMAFTAVALVLLDPTSGLVLAVSLVPLWFLIRWFQTNSQTLFRSTRVTSARVIVHFVETMTGIRAVQAFRKESRNRDEYGGYVEDYRVANTKVFNLFGTFDPVLVLIGNATLAAVVIVGGFRIVGGTLEVGALLAVALYAKRFFDPAQELAMFYNGYQSASAAMEKISGVLEERPSVPDPVKPTRLADATGKMDFDEVVFAYNKGKVVLPEFDLHIPSGQTIALVGSTGAGKSTLAKLMARFYDPTQGSVKLDGVDLRDLDTKDMRRAIVMVTQEAYLFSGTVADNIALGKPGASRAEIEASAKAVGAHEFIMALPDGYDTDVNKRGGRVSAGQRQLLSFARAFIADPKVLILDEATASLDIPSERLVQEGLETLLADRTAVIIAHRLSTVAIAHRVLVMEHGRIVEDGTPADLIAGTGRFAQLHAAWRDSLV